The Chitinophaga parva genomic sequence CATTCCATGGGGCGATGTTAGAAGTGAATAGAGTAGTATCTGAAACAGTCCAAGGACCAGCAGCACTGCTGCTGGTAGCGTAACCAAGCCGTTCATCACCATACGGTCCTCCATTGAAGAACATATAATATTTGTTACGATATTTAGCCACACAAGGGCGAAATATATAGTCTCCGTTTTGCAGAAAACCAGCAGGTGCAGTTAATGCGGGAGTGGAACTACGTGTCCAGGGGCCTAAAAGACTTTTCGCAGTTGCATGACCAATCTTCGATTGTCCTTTCTCAAACCCCAAATTGGGAAATCCCACGTAATACATATGCCATGTACTGTCGGTTGGATCGAAAATGACCTGAGGAAATGTTACTCCTGCACTATCGAATGTACCTGGTGTGGCACTATATTGAAATACGGGATTCTCGTTATATTTTGACCAGTTATAGAGATCTGTTGAAGTAGCCGCACCAATGCTTTCTGTGCCAATATTGACATCTCCATTTCCATTCCAAGACGAGTAAAGCATTACGTATTTACTTAGTGCAGGGTCATACGCTACATCAAATCCTAGGCCGATCAAATTACCTTCCCAGCCGATACCATTTGGAGACAAAACAGTAAAGGAACTGTCATATAAAAATGAGAGCAACCCAGCTTGCCTGTTCACGAAAGTTCCTTGTGTTCGAGTAGCGAATTGCAGCGAATTATCTATTAGATCCGCGCTACCATTTGATCCCACCAACTGAATATTTGGAGAAGGACTGTCTGCCTGCTTTACCCATCGGTGGAGAAGCGCTGAATACCGGTAAATCGAACCGTTTTTCATTGCCAGTTGTCTTTCTGGGCTTACATTGGTGGCTGTAGTGATCAAAGTGTCGTCAGGCAACAAAAGCCACTTTTTACCACCAATACCTACATATTCATTACTGGTAGGTATCTGGTTTAATATCCCTTGTCCTAAGGCGAAAAGGGGAAGAAATGTAAGTATAAATATGGATGTTATTTTCATATTAGTAATATATAACGGTGAATACTGAGTCTTCTTCCAGGACGGCGCCGTCTATAAGCTCCCACGTGCCGGTAGAGCTGTTCTTTGAGTACTGCGTTGAGTTCAGCAGCAGTCCATCGCGATATAGGCGGTACCGCTTGTTTTTTAGGTCATCGTTTTGGTAGTATGTTTTTCCAATCAAGGTGCCTGTGATCACCAGCTCCCAGTCATCCGGCACGGTGCCGATAAGGGCGGCAACGGCTGTGGCTATGCAACTGATCAGTTTCTGCCAGGTGCGGAAGAAGTATCCAGTGGCGCCGACGAACATGACCAGCTCCGTATCATCCGGGCAGTTGTCTTGCACCCTGGTGGCCGCGGCATCCCGTAACTCTGTTGCACAATTAGCCATTGTCGAATATTGAAAATGGTTCACCATCCAAAAGCAGCTCACATCCCTCAATGCCTACCACAAAGCAGCAAACGTCCCCTACTCCGGTGAGGCATTCCAGCAGGTCTTTCTTGTCATAATCCTGGCAAGAAGACAATAACCCTGCTGTAACGGCCGGGCCGGACGGGGTAGCAGCCGTAACGCCGGTTAGGCAGTCCATCAGGGCCGCCTTATCGTAGTTCAGGCATTGCGAGATGAGCGTGCTCATTTGAATAGCTTGGTGATGAAATATTGGTTCACGGTGGTGCTCAGATACACATAACCCAGGTAGATAAAGAATATCCATATAAAGTTTATGTGTACAAAATCCTGAAAGAGAATAAATGCCAGATAGGGCAAACCCAGGGCATGCGCTGCAAAGTGCGACGTACACACGGCGCAGCCACCCAGGGCATTGTGCCAGAAGGTTTTGCCGGCCAGGTCCCAGGTGCGCAGCTGCTGCTGCCATTTGCCCAGCCAATGCCCCTGCTGGATACTGATCCAGAGCGAGCGAAAAATGCTGGCTGCGGCCAGTAAGGCAAAGAATGTAATGATGATAAAAACGAGAATAGCCATATTAACAATTGGTGTTTGGTGTGATGGAGGGAAGGCACTCCCCAGCATTCCAGGTAGTGACGAAATCAAATTCAATGATTACCACCTGCCGGTTGTATAGGTGCTGCAGCGCATTTTGCAGGTCTTCTTTTGGAATCTTAGCAAATTCCTTTGCCACTGCAGCTTCGCGCGTGCTGATCGATTTGATCGGACGTATCCTTTTATCGCCATATTGCAGGAGGGAGTCTAAAAGAATTTGAATAAGTTCCTTCGGCATGGCATTTTCAACAATTGCCACCAGGTAACACTTTACGGTTTCATCCACGGAGCGCCTGGTGTCGCTTATCTGTGACCTGGCATCTGTGTAGCGGATCTCCGGCTCGTTTCTGATATAGAAGTAGTTCCCATAGCGGTCATCGATCCCGATAGCTTGCTTTTCAAAGCCGTCACCCCGAACAATCAGGCCAGTGCTTTCATCCAGGATA encodes the following:
- a CDS encoding glycoside hydrolase family protein; this encodes MKITSIFILTFLPLFALGQGILNQIPTSNEYVGIGGKKWLLLPDDTLITTATNVSPERQLAMKNGSIYRYSALLHRWVKQADSPSPNIQLVGSNGSADLIDNSLQFATRTQGTFVNRQAGLLSFLYDSSFTVLSPNGIGWEGNLIGLGFDVAYDPALSKYVMLYSSWNGNGDVNIGTESIGAATSTDLYNWSKYNENPVFQYSATPGTFDSAGVTFPQVIFDPTDSTWHMYYVGFPNLGFEKGQSKIGHATAKSLLGPWTRSSTPALTAPAGFLQNGDYIFRPCVAKYRNKYYMFFNGGPYGDERLGYATSSSAAGPWTVSDTTLFTSNIAPWNVDAFASDPELLQQGDYFYLLYWGRGPSSSTNYNIGVLWTTVDNFPNGWKPYSQPITFPGSSNLALRPLTVIRDGKTFMFFSNATLSTGSIKMAYYNNDRLPSLIKTSRLYTDAFNYRALQTNVQNSGSFATWDFLFNGARRAYVGFNNTNSTLTLGLATGSAGGETETPVITLTPGTIQLGSVKIITGSGSPQSVVSAPVGSIFLRTDGGSTSTLYIKESGSGNTGWIAK